One part of the Cyclobacteriaceae bacterium genome encodes these proteins:
- a CDS encoding helix-turn-helix transcriptional regulator, whose translation MQQNQFILRQGTSDVLDLFPHVREFCLRKNNTIQLESFIPEKTTTLNLYFIVEGRFEWTIDQEYYSLFPGDVAVVLPGQEVGGAKGHQDIGTYFFLELMVEKKSPDGRMAIGRWSHLSDAEKHTIGKILLLNNLPVLKIKEVGDLLQEIRSEIFGQEIGYVTRVNHLLDSLLIIIARQSTRQSGSRRDFPQTFLKLEQALRQNLARQWTVEEMAALVGLGTTAFTERVKRYTGFTPLHYLINIRISEAIRLLKRPTVNFTDIALDTGFYSSQHFSTTFKKLTGHTPGEFRKRNYSNNQQNK comes from the coding sequence ATGCAACAAAACCAGTTTATACTTCGTCAAGGTACGTCAGATGTACTGGATTTGTTTCCACATGTAAGAGAGTTTTGCCTCCGAAAAAACAATACCATTCAGTTAGAATCATTTATTCCTGAAAAAACTACCACGCTGAATTTATATTTTATTGTAGAAGGAAGATTTGAATGGACAATTGACCAGGAGTACTACTCACTTTTTCCGGGCGATGTAGCGGTAGTACTTCCCGGACAAGAAGTGGGGGGTGCCAAAGGCCATCAGGATATAGGCACCTATTTTTTTCTGGAATTAATGGTGGAAAAAAAATCCCCGGATGGAAGAATGGCTATCGGAAGATGGAGCCACCTTTCTGATGCTGAAAAGCATACTATTGGAAAAATCTTACTGCTGAACAATCTACCCGTGCTAAAAATAAAAGAGGTAGGCGATTTACTGCAGGAGATACGGTCTGAGATTTTTGGCCAGGAAATTGGTTATGTTACACGGGTAAACCATCTGTTGGATTCTTTACTGATTATCATCGCGAGGCAATCTACCCGTCAATCAGGTTCGCGCAGGGATTTCCCTCAAACTTTTCTGAAACTTGAGCAAGCCTTGCGTCAGAACCTGGCCCGTCAATGGACGGTGGAGGAAATGGCAGCTTTGGTAGGGTTAGGCACAACAGCCTTTACAGAAAGAGTTAAGCGTTATACAGGGTTCACACCACTTCATTACCTGATCAACATAAGGATATCTGAGGCTATACGATTACTGAAACGACCAACAGTAAATTTTACCGACATCGCACTGGACACAGGTTTTTATTCATCACAACACTTTTCAACAACATTTAAAAAACTTACCGGCCATACCCCGGGTGAGTTCAGGAAAAGGAACTATTCAAATAATCAACAAAACAAATGA
- a CDS encoding esterase yields the protein MKGIIFLLLLLMCWSPLCAQVAKQAPEGFDIFRADVPHGKIDTVSYPSKTVGVNRKALMYTPPGYSKKKKYPVLYLLHGIGGDEKEWLKHGQPQVIFDNLYADKKLEPMIVVLPNGRAMKDDRAGGNVFEPERVQAFATFEKDLLNDLIPFIEKNYPVHKDREHRAIAGLSMGGGQSLNFGLGNLDKFAWVGGFSSAPNTKLPEELVPNPAEAKPKLKLLWISCGDADGLISFSSRTHDYLYAKDVPHIFYVEPGGHDFKVWKNDLYLFSQFLFKPVDPSVFPSFTVLGMPASSNVRSARYPQILPDNRVMFKIKAPDAQTVQVDLGKKYDMVKDAEGFWTVTTDTISEGFHYYSLLIEGVALADPASETFYGMGRMASGIEIPSKNGAFYAVKDVPHGEVRMRRYYSTVFNAWKRFYIYTPPGYDDDANTKYPVLYLLHGGGEDERGWSTQGKTDLILDNLIAEQKAKPMLVVMMDGNVGGGGIANFGERTLQLFENELKQVVIPFVEKNYRAKSDPKSRALAGLSMGGLQTLHAGVQNNQMFSYLGVFSSGWFANNPTLSDPQYAFMKENASAINTNLEQFWIAMGGKEDIAYNNCKAMLSKFDEMNIRYTYNEYPGGHTWPVWRNNLYRFAPLLFVD from the coding sequence ATGAAAGGAATAATTTTTCTCCTACTGCTTCTAATGTGTTGGTCTCCGCTTTGTGCCCAGGTAGCAAAACAAGCTCCGGAGGGTTTTGATATTTTCAGGGCTGATGTTCCTCACGGTAAGATTGATACCGTTTCTTATCCGTCTAAAACAGTTGGTGTAAATCGAAAAGCTTTGATGTACACACCACCCGGATATTCAAAGAAGAAAAAATACCCGGTTCTTTATCTGTTGCATGGTATTGGTGGAGATGAGAAGGAATGGTTGAAGCATGGCCAGCCGCAGGTGATCTTCGACAATCTTTATGCTGACAAAAAACTGGAGCCTATGATTGTGGTGTTGCCTAATGGCAGGGCTATGAAGGATGATCGTGCTGGAGGGAATGTGTTTGAGCCTGAGCGGGTACAGGCCTTTGCGACTTTCGAGAAGGACCTGCTCAATGATCTGATTCCCTTTATTGAAAAAAATTATCCGGTCCATAAAGATCGGGAACATCGTGCCATCGCTGGCTTGTCGATGGGTGGGGGACAGTCGCTAAATTTTGGTTTAGGTAACCTTGATAAGTTTGCCTGGGTTGGTGGTTTCTCATCTGCCCCAAATACAAAGTTACCTGAAGAGCTCGTTCCCAACCCCGCAGAGGCGAAGCCAAAATTAAAATTGCTGTGGATTTCGTGTGGTGATGCGGATGGATTGATTTCCTTTAGCAGCCGTACACATGATTACCTGTATGCGAAAGATGTTCCTCATATTTTTTATGTTGAGCCGGGTGGTCATGACTTTAAAGTATGGAAAAATGACCTTTATCTGTTTTCACAATTTCTATTCAAGCCTGTGGATCCTTCTGTATTTCCTTCGTTCACCGTGTTGGGTATGCCGGCATCTTCTAATGTACGGTCAGCACGGTACCCACAGATTTTACCCGACAATCGGGTGATGTTCAAGATCAAAGCACCCGATGCGCAGACGGTGCAAGTTGATCTTGGAAAGAAATATGATATGGTAAAAGATGCTGAAGGATTCTGGACAGTAACTACCGATACCATCAGCGAAGGATTTCATTACTATTCATTATTGATTGAAGGTGTAGCATTGGCTGATCCGGCCAGCGAAACATTTTACGGAATGGGAAGGATGGCTTCCGGTATCGAAATCCCTTCGAAAAATGGGGCATTTTATGCAGTGAAAGATGTGCCGCATGGTGAAGTAAGAATGAGAAGGTATTATTCAACCGTGTTCAATGCCTGGAAGCGATTTTACATTTACACACCGCCCGGTTATGATGATGATGCTAATACAAAATACCCTGTCCTGTATTTACTGCATGGCGGTGGTGAAGATGAGCGGGGTTGGTCAACACAGGGTAAAACGGATTTAATCCTCGATAATCTGATTGCCGAACAAAAGGCAAAACCAATGTTAGTGGTGATGATGGATGGCAATGTAGGTGGTGGTGGAATAGCAAATTTTGGTGAACGTACCTTGCAGCTTTTTGAAAATGAATTGAAGCAAGTGGTTATTCCTTTTGTTGAAAAGAATTATCGTGCCAAATCAGATCCTAAAAGCCGCGCCCTGGCCGGCTTGTCTATGGGTGGCTTACAAACCCTGCATGCCGGTGTACAGAACAATCAAATGTTTTCATATCTAGGTGTTTTTAGTTCGGGATGGTTTGCAAATAACCCTACATTGTCTGATCCCCAGTATGCTTTCATGAAGGAAAATGCCTCAGCCATCAATACTAACCTGGAACAATTTTGGATTGCCATGGGTGGAAAAGAAGATATAGCCTATAACAATTGCAAGGCTATGTTATCAAAATTTGATGAGATGAATATCAGGTATACTTACAATGAATATCCCGGAGGGCACACCTGGCCGGTATGGCGAAATAACCTGTACAGGTTTGCGCCCTTATTGTTTGTTGATTAA
- a CDS encoding glycoside hydrolase family 97 catalytic domain-containing protein codes for MKAISTLLREYKLVLILLAMVVFACNRKVDEHLTITSPDKNIVVTVDSEKLVYSIVYKGESGLRESKLGLIRDDEDFSTNLTVTKASSPVVVSDSYSMLTAKKKSITYTATERIIETKSSSGKKMNITFRVFDDGVAFRYEFPETSSDVRKIISEETSFRFFEGTRAWLQPKAEAQTGWEHTNPSYEAHYMMEIETGTPSTTKNGWVYPALFKYNNTWMLITEAALDRTYCGTALQQYSPDHEYKINFPQAPEVFTNGALNPESTLPWKMPWRIIVIGDLKTIAESTLGTDLALPALKMDTDFIKPGKASWSWILKKDDSTVFKVQKKYVDFAADMNWQYCLLDATWDKLMGYDSVRILAEYAKSKNVGLLLWYNSAGDWNTVKFTPKDKLLTHEDRMNEFGRLREMGIKGVKIDFFSGDGQSMINYYQDILEDAAANHLLVNFHGATLPRGLHRTYPNLMTVEAVFGYEMITFGQNSADKAPEHSVMSALVRNAFDPMDFTPMNLYEIPRIRRITTAAFELATSVIFLSGIQHYAESPEGMAHVPDNVKDFLRELPDYWEDVKFVDGYPGKLFVVARKAGDSWYVAGINGENTEKSLTLDLSFLKNRTARLIANGSNSSDEPSFAETFVNLSATGELNIVLKGNDGFVAVVND; via the coding sequence ATGAAAGCAATCAGTACACTTTTAAGGGAATACAAACTGGTGCTCATTCTTTTGGCAATGGTTGTGTTTGCATGTAACCGGAAAGTGGATGAACACTTGACAATTACCAGTCCAGACAAAAATATTGTGGTTACTGTCGATTCTGAAAAACTGGTTTACAGTATTGTGTATAAAGGTGAATCGGGTTTGCGGGAATCGAAGTTGGGTCTGATTCGAGATGACGAAGATTTTTCAACAAATCTGACAGTAACAAAGGCTTCTTCACCCGTGGTGGTGAGCGACAGTTACAGCATGCTTACCGCCAAGAAGAAAAGCATCACATACACGGCCACCGAAAGAATCATTGAAACAAAATCGTCATCCGGAAAGAAAATGAACATCACTTTTCGGGTATTCGATGATGGTGTTGCGTTTCGTTATGAATTTCCTGAGACATCGTCAGATGTACGAAAAATTATTTCTGAAGAAACAAGCTTTCGTTTCTTTGAAGGAACAAGAGCCTGGCTTCAACCAAAAGCCGAAGCACAAACCGGGTGGGAGCATACCAATCCATCCTATGAAGCACATTATATGATGGAGATAGAAACAGGCACACCATCTACCACAAAAAATGGCTGGGTGTATCCTGCTTTGTTTAAATACAATAACACGTGGATGCTGATTACGGAAGCTGCGTTAGACCGAACTTATTGCGGCACAGCGCTTCAACAATATTCACCTGATCATGAATACAAGATTAATTTTCCACAAGCGCCCGAAGTGTTTACCAATGGTGCGTTGAATCCTGAATCAACACTTCCGTGGAAAATGCCCTGGAGAATTATCGTAATCGGAGATTTGAAAACAATAGCAGAATCAACGCTGGGCACCGATCTGGCTTTGCCCGCTTTAAAGATGGATACAGATTTTATAAAGCCCGGAAAGGCATCATGGAGTTGGATATTGAAGAAAGACGATTCAACGGTATTTAAAGTTCAAAAAAAATATGTTGACTTCGCAGCTGATATGAACTGGCAATATTGTCTGCTGGATGCAACGTGGGATAAGTTAATGGGCTACGATTCAGTGAGGATACTTGCCGAATATGCCAAAAGTAAAAATGTTGGGTTACTGCTTTGGTATAATTCCGCTGGTGACTGGAACACAGTTAAGTTTACGCCCAAGGATAAATTGCTCACGCATGAAGACCGGATGAACGAATTTGGTCGTTTACGCGAAATGGGTATCAAGGGAGTTAAGATAGACTTCTTCTCAGGCGATGGACAATCTATGATCAACTATTATCAGGATATCCTCGAAGATGCTGCCGCGAATCATCTGCTCGTAAATTTTCACGGGGCCACATTACCCAGAGGCCTGCACCGTACCTATCCCAACTTGATGACGGTTGAAGCGGTGTTTGGCTATGAAATGATAACGTTTGGACAAAATTCTGCGGATAAAGCCCCTGAACATTCTGTAATGTCAGCGCTTGTCAGGAATGCTTTTGATCCGATGGATTTTACACCGATGAACCTGTATGAAATTCCCCGTATAAGGCGTATAACTACTGCGGCTTTTGAATTGGCTACTTCAGTAATCTTCCTATCGGGAATACAGCATTATGCTGAAAGTCCTGAAGGAATGGCGCATGTTCCAGATAACGTCAAAGACTTTTTGAGAGAACTACCCGACTACTGGGAGGATGTAAAATTTGTTGACGGTTATCCGGGAAAGTTATTTGTGGTTGCCAGAAAGGCGGGAGATAGCTGGTATGTAGCCGGAATTAACGGAGAAAATACAGAGAAGTCACTCACACTTGATTTGTCTTTTCTCAAGAACAGAACCGCACGACTAATAGCAAACGGAAGCAATAGTAGTGACGAACCATCATTTGCAGAAACATTCGTGAACCTGTCTGCTACAGGAGAACTGAATATTGTGTTAAAAGGAAATGATGGTTTTGTGGCAGTGGTCAATGATTAA